Genomic DNA from Pungitius pungitius chromosome 12, fPunPun2.1, whole genome shotgun sequence:
TCTCAGTACAGTACCTGCTTCACCCTCGGGTCTTTTGCAAAGATCTACTCGGACACCTATGGTGAGGCTCTTCAGCATCAACCCTCCATGGGGCCTGTTTTTTATTATCTACCGCTTAATGGCGTTACCTCGGTATGTACTTACTCCTCTCTTTGTGTTCCCAGGTGACATCAACTATAATGAGTTTGCCAAGAGGCTCTGGGGAGAtatttatttcaaccccaaaaCGTAAGGAACACATTTTTCCCTAGAACAGTATGGTAACATTTTAATGCCCAGTAATCCTCTTAACATGTCCTTATatgtgccatttttttttttccagtcgcAAGTTCACAAAGAAAGCGCCCAGCAGCAACTCCCAGCGCAGCTTTGTGGAATTTGTTCTGGAGCCTCTCTACAAGATCCTCTCACAGGTTGGACATGAACCGTTTCTGTGTAACAAAGCAACCCGCCTTTTGCAGACCTCAGTGTGTCATCCGCACCCAAATGCTCTTTGCGTCTAGGTGGTCGGGGACGTGGACACGTCTCTCCCCAGAGTTCTGGATGAACTGGGGATCCACCTCACCAAAGAAGAGCTGAAGCTGAACATCAGACCCTTACTCAGACTGGTCTGCAACCGCTTCTTTGGAGAGTTCACTGGTAAGGATTCATCTCTTTGCTTGTGATGGTCTTCACTGtatttgtgatttgtttttcttttacaagaTTCAAGCAAAGTGATATTAACTCGGGAGCATTTTATCCATctttctgctttactcaatattACTGCTGCTGGTTGTAATTTGAATGTGATGATAAATGATCACGATTGGGTCCACCTGTTGTATCGCTATTAACTCCAGCACGACTTTCCTCTGTTCAGGCTTCGTGGACATGTGTGTACATCACATCCCCTCACCACAGGAGGGTGCTAGGAGCAAGATAGAGCACACGTACAACGGAGGTCTGGACTCGGACCTCGCGGAGGCCATGACGGAGTGCGACCCTGAAGTGAGTATAAGCCAAGCAGGGCGGGAAGCTCCTGTTTGTTGGCTGCTGAGAAGCAAAGGCTGCGCAATCTGTTTCAAGTCCTTCCAGCTGCTGTAGCAGATCAACCCAACAGGCTGTTTGTCTCAGTGTGCAGGCTTTTAAATATTCTAATTTAAGCCAATACAAGCTGCTGATCAGTTTTCCAAGTTCCATTACATGTTTAACTGCCTTACGTCAAAGCCCtcttatgtttttatttaaaaatgtcacattCAAGTGGTAAGACGTCCTTGCCCTATTTCTTTAATCTCTCTCTCGCATCCATCTTTTCTGCTCACTTCAGGGTCCTTTGATGTGCCACACCACCAAGATGTACAGCACGGAGGATGGGGTTCAGTTCCACGCGTTCGGCCGGGTGCTGAGTGGGACCATTCAGGCGGGTCAGCCTGTCAAGGTGTTGGGAGAGAACTACACCCTTGAAGACGAGGAGGACTCCCAGGTCTGCACTGTGGGCCGGCTCTGGATTTCAGTCGCCAGgtttgaatatatttaacaATCTTTACCCATTGTTGTGCTTAATAGCGTATATAGTATAAATGTGCGCTGTGGAAATCTGCGTCGTGCaggaaccggtgctatattggtaccggttctcggtacccaaccaGAGTCAGATCAAAGGTCACTGTCACCTCACAAGCACCTTTTTACCAATAACTGCAGGATTAATCTGCTAATTTCACACATGTCTAAGAGGAGGACGTGGTGACATTTTGGGATGGCCACGATGAAACTGTGGCTCTGCAATCGACTTGACTTGGTTGGGGGCTTACGACCGCGCGGCAGTAATTGGAGTTTGAATTCTCTTTTGTGCCGCTCACATTTTCAGATACCAAATTGAAGTGAACAGAGTCCCTGCGGGCAACTGGGTTCTAATCGAAGGCTGCGATCAGCCAATCGTCAAGACGGCAACAATCACGGAGCCCAGAGGGAACGAAGAGGTGAGACCAGCGGCAGAAATACGACCTTTTTTAAACTTCCAAAACGGcataattaatcacatttttcttttttaattctctgCAGGCTCAGATTTTCAGGCCACTGAAGTTCAACACAGCATCAGTTATAAAGATCGCAGTGGAGCCCGTCAACCCTTCAGAGCTACCCAAAATGTTGGACGGACTGAGGAAGGTCAACAAGAGCTACCCGTCCCTCACCACAAAGGTACGGCCGGCCGGCCGGCCGGTCATAGAAAAACGGCTCCTGCAGGACGGAACAAATCTGACCTCGACGTCACCGGTGTTGATTGtccaaatgtgttttgtctttCAGGTGGAGGAATCCGGAGAGCATGTTATCTTGGGGACAGGAGAGCTCTACCTGGACTGCGTCATGCACGACCTGCGCAAGATGTACTCCGAGATCGACATTAAAGTAATTATTGTCCATAGCACCACACAAGCCTGCGGCCCTTTGTTTCTTTGGGTGATTGTGCTGATCTTTGTCCACAGGTCGCTGACCCGGTCGTGACCTTCTGTGAAACGGTTGTAGAGACTTCTTCACTCAAGTGCTTCGCTGAAACGCCAAACAAAAAGTGCGTGtcaaatgggattttttttactttgataagTGATAAATTACCTTCTtttaaaacagtttttgacttctgacaaagtgttttaatttgtatttctttgtggAAAGTTGTCAGTTGTTAGTCCTTCCCTACAAGCAAGTGCCCCCTGGCTGCAGAATGAGTGATTGATTGACAGCCGTGTGATGTGATTGACAGGAACAAGATCACCATGATTGCAGAGCCCTTGGAGAAGGGGCTAGCTGAGGACATCGAGAACGAAGTGGTACAGATCACGTGGAACAGGTGAGCTGGAGCGAATATCGCCATCCCGCTCGCATACATTGAACTCATGATCTCTTAAATAATTGAAATGGCTTAATGTGCCTTTCAGGTTGGATGTATAGATTCCCCCCATTTCATTCTGGTATGGCAGTAGCCTTTTTAATTCCTCCGTATATCAAAGCCACTTTGGCCCATCATTAGTTTTCATTACTTCCTCGGTTAGCAGGGATAAAGGAGCCGGCATAATTGGCTCTTTAAttaaatgatgtcattaaggTGGAGAGATGTAGAAATGCCTCGGCCTTAAATAGTCCTGTTTAAAATAAAGTTATGGATTTGTGggtaatatttttatttctgcttcCCCGTGTCATTTTGAAAGGGACCTTAAACACTTATTAATGCTCACTATTTGATATAAATCTATATTTAAAAATGGCAATAGATGTACAGCTACGCATTCATGTTGGAGTGTTTAAGGACAAGCCCGGTTGCACACGTACGTGTGATCGGATCAATAcacccctccatgtgtattgaTCAGATATCTCCCAGTAATTGAATCCCCCACTGAAAGCCTGGATGAATCTGAGTGTGTGAGCGCGCTGCTTCCCGTGCGTCCTCGGCTCATCCATCAGGCTCTCTGTACCCAGCGACGTCAAAGACGCGACATACTTCACGCGCCATTTAACCCGAAGCtccgctctgctcctcctcgtccattaacccctcccccccccccccacccgatcAACCAATCTCCTTAATGCTCCCGCTGACACAATGTGGAGTCCGCCTTTTCAACCAGTGGCTGTTCTGTTCCCTCGTGGCAGGAAGAAGCTGGGAGAGTTTTTCCAGACAAAGTACGACTGGGATCTGCTGGCCGCCAGGTCCATCTGGGCCTTCGGACCGGACACCACGGGACCAAACATCCTGGTAGATGACACGCTGCCCTCTGAGGTGAGTTGTGTTCCCTTTGGCCACGGATGTATTTACGTTGTGTTTACTCCAACTGCGTAGAGCAGtcacatcctcttttttttctaatatgtttttaattacatCATTGCAGAGCCTAAAGAGGCAGATCAAACACTTcatatattaataaaaaacaaacaaaaaagaagcaaaTTCTAACACCGAAACTAGAACAGCTATTTTTCTTCATAAAAACTGAAATAAGTTATTTCTAATTGATATTATTGTTGATTACCTCTGACTTCTTTCGACCTGCCACATGGATGGCTATAattgcattatttttatttattattattcatatttcaatCAAGCAATTGTCTATAAAACCAAgtgcaaatattaaaaaaatgagttTTCCCAAAATATATATCTTCAACAACATGAAAGAAGGAGGCTGGACATTTTTAAACTGGACCAAAATGACTGACACAATTTAGTTACCCTTTTATTAATCGGGGACAAGATCATTCAAAGCTTCTTAAGACGTAAATCCTCTTTTTTGTAGCGGGCTCGTGACGTCCTTGTCTTTCGTTGTGTAGGTGGACAAGGCGCTGCTCGGCTCAGTCAAAGACAGCATCGTTCAGGGCTTCCAGTGGGGCACCAGAGAGGGGCCTCTGTGTGATGAGCGTGAGTTGCCTCCCCTCACAATTATCTACTGAAacacgtttgtttttttcctctgtgctTCCATTGCTGCTGGAGTTTCCTCTTGGCAGCAATGTCCACAGCCATGGAAGTCGTAGTGGTATGTCCCCTTAACTCTCTTGTCTTTCTGCTGCCCCCAGCCATCAGGAATGTCAAGTTTAAGATCCTCGATGCCGTCATTGCTCAGGAGCCTCTCCACAGAGGAGGGGGCCAGGTCATCCCCACAGCCAGGAGAGTGGTGTACTCTGCTTTCCTCATGGTGAGATCATCCTCCCCCAAGTCTATTCTTCTCCTCATCTGCCAATAGCTTTTATGCCTTTTGTTTAGTGTTCCATTATCAGGATTACCACGTGTGGGGTTCTGCTGACTGTGTTCTTCTTGAATTGTGGTGCAGTACCGCTCCTCTTTCATAATTTTGGCATCGCTCCTCACGTTTAGCTCAAAGCCAGATGTTACCACGCACGACTGGTTGTGTTGTAGCCATACTTTCTCATGCATCCTCTTGCCTTTATTCTAATGTGTGGTCTTCCTCGTGTCCCAGGCCACTCCTAGGTTGATGGAGCCGTATTACTTTGTGGAGGTTCAGGCTCCAGCTGACTGCGTATCTGCTGTCTACACAGTGCTGGCTCGAAGAAGGTTGGTATACTCGTTCTGATTATTCCGTAATATTAAAATGCAGGgatttgagtttttaaaaatggattCCTGCGCTTGTCTTGGAACAGGGGTCACGTGACCCAGGATGCGCCCATTCCAGGGTCTCCTCTCTACACCATCAAGGCTTTCATCCCGGCCATCGACTCCTTCGGCTTTGAGACGGACCTTCGCACGCACACGCAGGGACAGGCCTTCGCTCTGTCTGTGTTCCACCACTGGCAGGTACGCAAAAACAAGCTTTCCCTCCAATTGGACAAAATACCAAAATTGGCGAAACTTAACTTAATGCGAGTTTCCACCGACTACCGTGGAATATATTCCAATAATGGAATATAACAAAAGTCGGGCAATTGAGATCCAATATCGATTTAACCAGGTGTACATTTCAAGAGATATTTTTCTCTTAATTGATTATTCGGCTTTGCAGAAACTCCTTCCCCAACACAATGTTCCTCTTGTCCAACTTGCTGATTCAGTTTTCTTTTATAGAAATCATTttagtaattttttttttttttttttttaccacagtcACTGATATGAACAGACTTTAAGttcatttaaatcaataatTGAATTCCCCTCAAAAGAAATTGCAAGCTTCCTATATTCTGGACAAGAGCTGCAAAACTACACCAACGACATGTTGCGGTCCACAGTTAAGCTGTTATGCAGTTGCAGCATGTCAATCACGTATATTTGGGAATCGGACTCAAATGATGACACTGACAGGAATTCATTTGAATGCCCCAAAACTAAGAAATCCAGATGCTAACTGATAAGCCGCATGAGCATTTGgacattttcacattaaaaaccaAAACAGAAACCGATTTGTAAGTGTTTGTATCCTGTGGTAAAGAGCACCAACTCTTGTGGCCGCTTGCACAGCGCTGTCAACCCCTGTGCACATGTCTGCCACTCCTGCTAAATTCCTTCTGATGTGCAGTGTTGAGTCATTAATTTTTAAGTAGAGTGTAACTGTTCCTGTGTGCTATGTCtgacatgtgtttgtgtctgcactCTGCAGAGCTGTGTCAGGGGAAATTTAGCTCCACTATGGGAGGATTAATACCTAACTGCAAAAGTGTTCATCTGGAAGAGGGAGCGGTTTCCTCAGTGCACATATTTCATGTTTCTTATTCCCCATTGAGGTTAAAATCCAAGTGTCGAGTAAGAGAAGAGACATGCATTATTAATTTACATGCTTGTATGAACGGTGAACACAACAGTTGTTGTGTAAACTGAGAAGATAAAAACCCTTGAGGTTTGTCAATGCAGAACCATGTTTTACAGTGCTGTTAAGGCTTAAAAATATATTGACCTTTATCGTCTATTTGTCTTTGTGGTTATCATGGGAATTATTTTAAGTAGAAAGCGTGACACCATTTAAAAACACGGATAATATGAAGCGTGGCCGTCACTAAATAAGATTTCCCCTGGGACTATTCAgctaaaaatgttttaccatCATTCAATCAAGAGTAATTCTTTGGTTCCGTCGTCCCGGGCAGTTTGAGCCAAACAGAAATCACCTTTATCCAAGTCGACACCCCTTTGGTCCGGTGCCAATTTACTTACTAAAGGGCAGCGATAGTTTGAACCCGATACTGATCAACACTCTGAATCTTCTCCTCTGTGCCACATCGTTCCTGCAGGCGCACATCGATTTAAACTGaccaggaaaataaaaataacaggaagtgagcgtgCGTCCCTTATTCGTTTGATTGTGTACCGCCACGAGCAGCCCAGTGTTGAGTTACCGCCTCCCCCTCCCATCTGTTGATTGGGCTTCAGACCTTCCATTGAttattctacacacacacacacacacacacacacaatccgtCCCTCTTCCCAACATTTCCCCAGGTTCAGCCTtccttgccttttctatttagGGGAACTGCCTCACATCCATAACGATGAGATCACGTGACGGTCACACCGTGAGCGCCTTTTAAGACAATGGATgaagtgaatcattttaaaaGCTTGTGAATACTTGAGCTGACATTTGATTGATGCCACGGCCGTGACGGCACGTTTCACGATGCGTTTCCTTCCTGTTGACGGACGCGCTCCTGACTCGGTAACAGTAGGACAGACCTGCGACCGAAGGAGATGTTCAGTGAAAGGTCGGCGCCTCGTTTGAAGGCTCCACTCGTTTTTGTTGAAACGTGCAGTACATGTTCCCAGCTGACTCTTCTCTCAGGGTTAAACCACATTTCATGTTTCCTTTCAGATCGTCCCCGGTGACCCCCTGGACAAGAGCATCGTGATCCGGCCTCTCGAGCCTCAGCCCGCCCCCCACCTGGCCCGGGAGTTCATGATCAAGACCCGAAGGCGCAAGGTGAGCCTTTTTGTCTCCCTGGTCACTGGGTCACGGGGGACCTGGTCACTTTCGTGGCTGATCGCATGtgggttttttgtctttttttgttctgtagGGTCTCAGTGAGGATGTGAGCATCAGCAAGTTCTTCGATGATCCCATGTTGTTGGAGCTGGCCAAACAGGACGTGGTGCTTAACTACCCAATGTGAGACTGCAACACCAAATCCTACATTTTAGGAATCCTCTGGGGGAACTAACAATAACGCAGAGTTTCCCTGGGGTTACTCTGGCTCTCAACTATCACCTGGATCGATCCAGGTGTTCTCTCCTTTTGGTTTATGGCTGTGAAAGCGCGGCAGAGGTGTATTGTCGTCTTTTTTATGTGTAAAAAAATGATCATTGTTTTTGTAGGTTAAAGGAcatggaacttttttttttaaagaaattggatgttttttgtctagcatttttcagaataaaataaatctgtgtAATAAGATCTGTGTTTAGTTATTCAGCAACTTCTTGATCAACTAAAGAACACACATCCTCACAAGGATTTTTCTTTGAGGGTTCTCATTTTTCTCTATTTTCTGGGGCTGGTGACGGGTACAAAAGGTTGAGCTTTGCTGATGGTGTGTGTCTGGGACGCCATGTGGGCATTTGTTGGGTAGAGGTCTCGTCACAATAAAGGAGAAACGAAAATTAAGTTTTCATAAGGGACAAAATGGTAAAACACATGGTTCAAATGTTACTCCAAACCAATTGAAAAGTGCAAATTTAACCAAAcctacaaaatgaaaaaactatTAAGGATGCAGAAAGACATGCTGTTAACCTCGGTAcggtacatttattttaatctaaATAGTTCATGATCACCTTAAATACACATTTGTCTGCTCTCTTTGTACATTGTCAGCTGAAGGAAGCTAAAAATCTAAGAAGAAATTGATACTGCCCCAACAGATGGGATCTCCCCAATTAGATCTTATTCTAATTATTATGAACTTTGATTTCTCTTCCTTGGGCgacattaaaaatgaacattgtttttttttttttacttaattgcTTATTGCggaaatgaaaatgtactaATTGCTGAGGGTCTAAACCAAGGAGTAAAAAGCCCACAGAAGCTGCTTGCTACTCACCATTATGAAAACTGTTTTACCGCCTCTTACAGGTTATCTAGTGATCTTCGAGCTGTAAAGGGGCCACTCTATAAAATAACTTGAGGggtaaaaacaatgttttaatattcCTAATGAAGCACGGTGGGGCTCGAGGGATTTTCACCTGACTTGAGCAGCTGTGCTCTGTGAGCGATGAAACTGACAACCTTTCAAGTCTTTCATCTTCAACCCACGCCGAGTGGATAATCACTCCGAAGAGCAGCGTTTAGCCAGCGCACTCCCTGATGGATCGACGCGAGGAGTCCCGTCGCGCCTGCGGAGGAGCGCCGTGTCTGGGCGGCTCCGTCCTTCACCCGTCACCGCCGGCAATTTGGCCAACCGTCCCGGAGGTGATGGGGAAGGTGAGGccggggaccgggggggggggggagtcaaaaATGGCCTGAGCTGCTTTGACATTTGCACTGAATGTCAATCCTgtccaaagatttttttttttttttttatatttcttttccaGCAGATGGTGATGGgcagattggggggggggggggatactctGCCCTTTACAGCtgccgaggggaaggagaaaTGGAAGCAAACACAAACCCACGGTTACGAAGCGCTAAATGCAGCGATGACACTTCACTCGTCTAAggtatcctccccccccccccacccattgcGTTCAGATGGCTCTGCACATGTGTGATGCGAATGTTCACTCGGGCGACGCGGTGCCGTCCGTCCTCCCCTGTGCTGGCGAGAGCCCGGGATCGTGCCTCGccccgggagggggggagggggggggggggggagagcggaTGGCAGCCGTTCTTGCCGGTCTGAACACAAGGCCCCGGAGCCGCTCGTTACAATCTGTGGTCCCCTTGCTAATTATAGACCAGAGGCGGCTGGGGGCGTCTTTCCGGCTCCTGCGTGTCAGACCTTTTCCCTTTTCCACCTCCATCTGCTCTGAACCCGCCTCCTCGGTTAACCTTTTCCTGCTTTCAACCCGTCCTCCTATTGCGGCCTCgtccctctgcagctgcacACCTCTGTCCGGCTTCTGTGTCTGTGACTCAATCCCACTTGTCTCTTCCTGCTAACATCACGCACAGACCTTTGCCTTCGGAAAAATCCAGCCCAAAGTGGGGAGTCGCTGGCATAGAGGGTCCGGTCGGGACAATTCTACTTCTAGAGCAgctttctttttgtctcacAACATTTGAGACGGTCAAGGAAGCATTTGACATTTGTGGCTGATCTTGTCAGATGTGTTATTTCAAAGTAACACAATTTCCTCAACACCATCTTAAACTTTCCTTCAGCATTGGTCAGTTGTTCAGGTTAATGTGGGTGTTATTTTACtataaacaacaaaatgaaggaAAGCCATCTCAAGTTACATTATGACATACAAACTTTATATAATAAAACCTTTATTCTGTTTTTCATAGTGCATTACGTCTTTATTACAGTTTAATTGCAACATCTACTTTTTATGTCATTGTGTGGTACATGGTTCACATACAGGTCCATCTCAATGAATAAGAATATCAGAGAAAAGTACATCTATTTCAGCACTTCAATTCAAAAGTGAAAGCCATTGAACATACATGCGGTGCGGCCTTTGACCTCGCGATGACCATGTGGCTCGTGGCTTTAAAAGCGAGAGCAGAACAGAACCAAAGGCCACGTGCGGTGCCACGAAACAAGCCGGTGGCCTCCCCGGCTTTGTCAACAAAGTGAAGACAAGCTTTGATAATAACACACTGTGGCGGCTGCAACTGACCAGACCGCCGACTGGTCGTGATGACGGTGCTGCTTTTCTTCATTATTCATTGAGACGCTTGTTTGACGTGCTTTATATTTGTCTGAGTGCACGCAAGGTAACTTTGAAAAGTTTTTCTGCCCGGATTTTATAACCCGACAATCCTCCTGGCAAAGTACTGGACCGCTTAATTGGACCCTTCCATTAGGCACCAGCATGAGGGGTGTTGATGGGAGCCTTCACATCAGAACTACAAAGGAGGAATGTCTTCACCCCCTGCAATTAACTATGGACTGGCCAGCACGGTATGTAGCATGCAGTTAACTGCTGTTGTATATATTTCATCTGAGAATATTTAAAGGCCCTTTCGGCAGATATTGACGTGCAGTTATCACACCGAATGAATAATGTAATTTAGCTAATTCAGTCCCTAAGTGGTAGAGCATGTTGACATTTGATCCCAGGATCCACTCGTCCATGCTGATGTGTCCTTCGGCGGACGCTTAACCCTGTGTATGAGACAGTCCATAAGCCCCTTCTATCAGTgtatgaatatgtgtgtgtgtgttaatgagctTTGAGTTGTTGGCAGACTATAAAAGCGCTATATAGGTGCAGTCTACTTTCCAAAAAAACATCTCTAAATTTGCACCTTATTGCATTTTACAAAGCTGCCCTTTCAAAACTTCTCTAAAAACATTTCCTGAATATATCTTCAGTTTCTCCACAAAGAGAAATATGTTCTGACATCTCCCTGTCAATTGTCAAATGCAGCTTatcctgcagaaacacaggaGGGCGCCATCAGTGCCCAGCAGGTCAGTGACAATATGAGGTCCGTCAAGGTCGGAGCTGCACTCACGTGACAGTGTGACTCCTGCACCCGGGGGGCCCACAATACTGAATCATTGCAGAGTTTGGGGGACCCAGAAGTCAATCCATCTCAGGGTTTAACTGCACAGGCTGATTGAGACGGCACATGTACGGGTGCATGAAAGGGCGGCagaatggagggaggggggggggggggtgggggtggaggaatTTGAGAGCAAACAATCAATTAGCTAAAGGATCCATATGTGCTCCCCTTTTTTATGCATCTGGAATACATGATCTGTTACTTCTTCTCGTTCCACAGTATATTTAACTGCTGTGGATGCCACAGaccagatttaaaatgaaacataGTAATCCGATTTTATAGCATCGATTTTATAGAATCCCATTCAGGGTGATTATGCAGCAATAAACTGCAACACagccaaaaaaaatccacagaaTACTCCTATATGAGATTACAACAGAACCATAGTCATCCCACATTAAGTCATTCTTTACAAATATGATTTTGTAAAATCATATCCCTTTTTAAGGTGTTCAATACACCATTTCAAACAGTGACAATGACAGACGTAAAACCGTTTAACGTGTCTGTGGACCCAAGATGTGTGACCTGTCGGGTGCGCGCACTATCAAAAACGCTTGCGCGCACCATCCCGCTTCTTCTAAAGGAAGGTATAGGGTCGCCGCGTCGGAGAAATCCAGCTGTCACTCAAggagaccccccacccccccacccccatctcgCCGGCGTCAACCTGCATGTTGCACACGTCGGAAAGCCCACTCGAGATAAATCTCCGACAAAGACCCCGCTGGATGCGAGCGAACCTTCCAGCGATCAACAGATCGACAACTCCGCCGTCCGCGCCTCCTGCGGAGAGGAAACCGACGAGACGACACCGGAGCCGACTGGCACATGTGAGCGGTATCTGTACCCGATGCTAGAGCTAGTCGCGGAGACATGGACGGACTGGCTCCCGAGACGTGGTGGTAATTAGCCGATGCAAATGCATTTGGCGGCGGCGTACCTTCAGCCCCTGCCAAAATGACCAGACTGTTGTTTAGCATCGCCGTAACAGAATGGGCCCGCGGGAATTTTGGCACCGGTTTTACGCAGCGGACCACATAGTTTAGACGACGTGCCTCGACGGAAGACACGACGGTGAGGCTGCTATGGACAAAGAATGCTCACGCGTGTCGTAGTAACGATAtgagataaaaacaaaacaaaacaaaaaacccaaaagGCATCTGCGAAAGACCGTGCTGGTTCCTCCCGAGAAGAG
This window encodes:
- the eftud2 gene encoding 116 kDa U5 small nuclear ribonucleoprotein component; translated protein: MEADLYDEFGNYIGPELDSDDDEDDLDAEDRDVDEGDDDDEDEPADADEDVPGMEVVLHEDKKYYPTAEEVYGPEVETIVQEEDTQPLTEPIIKPVRHKRFTLMEQELPATVYDMEFLADLMDGPELIRNVTLCGHLHHGKTCFVDCLIEQTHPEIRKRDDVDLRYTDILFTEQERGVGIKSAPVTMVLPDSRGKSYLFNIMDTPGHVNFSDEVTSSIRLSDGIVLFIDAAEGVMLNTERLIKHAVQERMAITICINKVDRLIGELKLPPTDAYYKLRHIVDEVNGLLSTYSTDENLVVSPLLGNVCFASSQYSTCFTLGSFAKIYSDTYGDINYNEFAKRLWGDIYFNPKTRKFTKKAPSSNSQRSFVEFVLEPLYKILSQVVGDVDTSLPRVLDELGIHLTKEELKLNIRPLLRLVCNRFFGEFTGFVDMCVHHIPSPQEGARSKIEHTYNGGLDSDLAEAMTECDPEGPLMCHTTKMYSTEDGVQFHAFGRVLSGTIQAGQPVKVLGENYTLEDEEDSQVCTVGRLWISVARYQIEVNRVPAGNWVLIEGCDQPIVKTATITEPRGNEEAQIFRPLKFNTASVIKIAVEPVNPSELPKMLDGLRKVNKSYPSLTTKVEESGEHVILGTGELYLDCVMHDLRKMYSEIDIKVADPVVTFCETVVETSSLKCFAETPNKKNKITMIAEPLEKGLAEDIENEVVQITWNRKKLGEFFQTKYDWDLLAARSIWAFGPDTTGPNILVDDTLPSEVDKALLGSVKDSIVQGFQWGTREGPLCDEPIRNVKFKILDAVIAQEPLHRGGGQVIPTARRVVYSAFLMATPRLMEPYYFVEVQAPADCVSAVYTVLARRRGHVTQDAPIPGSPLYTIKAFIPAIDSFGFETDLRTHTQGQAFALSVFHHWQIVPGDPLDKSIVIRPLEPQPAPHLAREFMIKTRRRKGLSEDVSISKFFDDPMLLELAKQDVVLNYPM